The genomic stretch CCTCCGACCAGACCTTCGAGGTGACGGACTTCAGCGCCGCAGGCTCGACGGTCTGGCGTTACGACGCTGCCACCAACCAGTACGTCTTCAACCTGAGCACCAGGACGAACTTCAACGTGGGTGAGTACGACCTGACGATCACCTACAAGGGTGTCACGCTCGCCAAAGGAGCGTTCAACATCAAGAGGTGACCGTCTGAGCCGAACACCTGACGAGGGCGACCTGGGAATTCCACCCGGTCGCCCTCGCTCCTTTCGTCCGAATTGCCGCCGCATCCCCCGCTACCCGATCACCCTGCGCACCGCCTCCCTCCACCCCGGCGGGTACATCACCGCGAACTCCCCCTGGTGGTCGGCCCAGACGCGGTTGAAATCGGCGTAGTTCATCAGGACGTAGCCCAGCAGGGGGTCCATCAGGTACACCTGCCCGCGGGCGTCGTCGTACCCGGTCACCACCCGCCAGTGGGGGATGACCTGCGTCGGGGTGACGTGCGATTGCAGGGCGATGAGGGGCAGTCGGGCGCGAATCGCGGCACGCACAGTTTCAAGCGATCCGCCGCGGTACAGCCGGGCTTCCAGGCCCACCCTCGGCGCGAAGTCCACGATGGCCTGCGCCGTCATGTAGGACCGCTCGGTGGGGCGGGTCAGGCGGCTCACGTCCGCGAGGCTGGCATTGATCCCGAAGTACCCCAGCACCTGCGTGATGCTCGCCGGGCCGCAGGCGTTGTAGGTCTGGTGGACGAGCGGCATCCCGGAGAGGACGTATCCCGCCGGGGCCTGGGACGAGGCTGCCCCGGCGCCGCCGAGCAGGGAGGCGAGAAGGAGAGGAAGCAGGAAGCGCACGGGCGCAGCATGGCCCAGCCCCTCTGACTGAACCCTCACCCGCCTCAGCCGACCGGCCCGGCCTCCTCCTCCAGCGGCGCGAACAGCCGCTCCAGGTCGCCCGTCGTGAGTTGGGTGGCGCTCGTGAGCCCGCCGTCGAGCACGCCCTGAGCCAGCGCCGCTTTCCTGTGTTGGAGGTCGAGAATCCGCTCCTCCACGCTGCCCGCCGCAATCAGCTTGTAGACGAAGACGGGTTTGTCCTGCCCGATGCGGTAGGCGCGGTCGGTGGCCTGATTCTCGGCGGCGGGGTTCCACCACGGGTCGAGGTGAATCACGGTGTCGGCGGCGGTGAGGTTCAGGCCCACACCCCCCGCCTTGAGGC from Deinococcus planocerae encodes the following:
- a CDS encoding C39 family peptidase — encoded protein: MRFLLPLLLASLLGGAGAASSQAPAGYVLSGMPLVHQTYNACGPASITQVLGYFGINASLADVSRLTRPTERSYMTAQAIVDFAPRVGLEARLYRGGSLETVRAAIRARLPLIALQSHVTPTQVIPHWRVVTGYDDARGQVYLMDPLLGYVLMNYADFNRVWADHQGEFAVMYPPGWREAVRRVIG